The genomic region CGGAGATACGTAGTTATAGTTAATTGCTCCTGAAGATGTGATCATCAATGAAAAAAATGCCTCTTACAGTATTAATTATCCTTATGTTAATGGTTGTAATTTCAGGTTTGGCTGATTCTGATGATGTTTTTCCATATCCGGACAACAGGCCGGATTCAGATTACAGGCCAGATGATCACAGAGATGGTCCCATGCCTCCTTTGGACAGGGATTCTTCTCCTGTAGAAGTTTTCATGGTAACGCATATGTTTTCTTCATATCAGGTAGTGGACGAAGAAAGCTTCCTAGAAGATAATATAGATAAATCCGAGTCAATGGTCCGAAGGCTTGAAAATGCAAGCAAGGAACTGGAAACAAAAGGAGAAAATGTTTCCCGGCTTAAAAGTATGATTGGCAGCTATTCTGATCTTGTATCTGAATCCAGGTCTTCTCTTGAAATGGCAAAGACTTCCTCTTCAGAATCTGAAAAGCAGGAATATCTGGCAGAGTCCCGAAAAAGTATCATAAAGGCAAATTCAGAGCTTAAACCAATACTGGATGAAATTAAGAAATATCTGCAAGGTCCGGTTGTTTTTACAAACGCAACACTGAGTTCACAAGGAAGTGGTGCTGCTATTCTATCAGGCGACCTTGACCTGAGTTTCTTCCTGTCAGACGGTAAATTCTCAGTAGTTGACTTTAGTGGTGACCTTGTAATAGATACAGAGGCTGATTACAAGCAGGAGTTTGCTCCTGAAAGAGATGGGTCACCTGATCTGATAATGCCGCATTCAATGGTATCATATCGTGATGTAACCGGAAATGTTTCGATGTCCGGTTCAGCTTACACGGTTGCTATTATGGCAGACAGGATAGTTCTGACCGCAAACGGTAATGGTGAAGCAGAACTTGTAGGAAATGGTACTTATTATCTTGATAGTGATGTCTTTGAAGGAAAAGAAAATGTATGGATGACTCCAATATTTGAGAGTGATTAATATTGGGGAAAGGTTCAGGAATGACAGGGTTGCGTAACATGAAACCAGTATATCTAATTTGCTTTATTGCAATTATCCTGATGCTGACAGGTGTTGGATCTGCAGCTAATATTGCAACTGTGCATGGCGTAGCCTATGAATGGAGTACATTTGAACCTCTTGATAATGCTATTATTGAGGTGAATTCAACACCAACACAATCAATGGTGGCTCAGTATGGAGTCTACTCCTTTGAACTTGCAAATGGTACATACATGATTACTGCAAGTTATTATGAGGACGATCAGCTTACTTATTATGCAGAGGATATAATCACAGTTTCTGAGGAAGGAAGCTATGTTCTTGATCTGTTACTGGTGCCTTCCTATTCAAGTTCCAATGAAACCGAGTCTGAAGTTTCCAATATCGAAAGTTCATCAGGTACCAACAGTAATTCTCTTGTTTATGGTTCTATACTGGTAATTGTTATTCTTCTTGTTCTTCTTATATCCCAGATGAAACAAAAGCCTCAGTCTACCAAACATGCCGTAAAGAAGGAACAAGCTCATCAAGTTACTGCAGAAGTTCCTTCAGAAATTGAAGTAAAACCTGTTCAACAAGAGGAAAAAGCAGCGGCATTTGAAATCGAAACTTCAAGTCCGACAGTTGTAGTACAGGAAACACGTGAATTTGCAGAACTTTTGCCAGAGGCTGAGGAACCAGTGGAAGAAGTAACTTCTTCTGCCATAAAAACTGAATCAGTTCCTGAAGAGCCCGAATCTGTGTCCGCACCAACTCAGGAACCGGATATTTCTAACGAACCCGTTCCCGCTGACCTTCAGGAAATACTGGATATACTGAAATCCCAGGGTGGAAGAATGACGCAGAAAGATATGCGTAAGCGCCTGAAGTACTCAGAAGGAAAGGTAAGTCTTATGCTTCTTGATCTTGAGAAGAGGGGCAAGATCCAGAAATTCAAGAAAGGACGTGGAAATGTTCTTTTCCTTGTGGAATCTGAAAAATAATATCATTTTATCAGGGTAATCTAAAGGATAGTTTTAAGGATATAATTATCCTCACTTATTACTCTGATATCTCATGTTTTTTGTAATTTTAATCCTAACTATCTTTTATGTGTAATATTCATTTTTATCTCTTTTAAACAGGATTAATGGCGTTATATATTTGTGATAAGTTTTTTAATATTCTATAAATCGTTTATTTTCTATTATAATCTCTATAAAGCTTCATTGGTTAATTATGGGGATTTTCGACTCTTTTTGAAATAAGTATGCTTTTATTTAAAACTGCTAATTTGGGGATTGCTTGTCAGCAGTGAGCTGACAGGTAACCACCCAAGCTAAGGTGGCACCAACCCCAACCACATCCAGCCTGGTGCCACCAATGTACCAACAACCAACAACCCCCACTCGTGTAAGAGACACCTGCTACCTATCCGTCAGGTGTCTCTTATCCGATACAGAGGCATGAATTATGAACACCAATAACATGCAGATTATGTTTGAAGAGAAAACTACCGGCGGTTCTGCTGAACAGAAAGGAACAAACGGACATGAAAATGCAGTTGATTCTCTGTGCAGAAAACTGAATCCAGAACAGATGAGCCGTTTGATCAGAATCTCCCCCATAATCCATATGGGGAAAAGGTAAGTTGTCACTTTAGAGTAAATTTAAGTAAGCACAATTATATTCAATTGTTGATATTTATTGTACAATATAAAAACAAAAACGGGAATGATTTGAGGTATATCATGGACGAGAATCTCAATAATACTGAACAAGAAAAACAGCCGCAAAATGGCACTCCTGACACTCTCATGCGTCTGACAGACGTGTGGAAGATCTACAAAATGGGAGAAGTCGAGTTTGCGGCATTAAAAGGTATTGATCTGGAGATCCTGCATGGTGAATTTGTAGTCATACTTGGTCCAAGTGGAAGCGGTAAGAGTACAATGATGAACCTGCTGGGCTGCCTTGATCTTCCAAGCAAGGGAGTTGTTGAACTCAACAACAAGGATATTTCCAAAATGAAAGAATCCGAACTTGCCCAGATCAGAGGTCAGCTAATTGGATTCATTTTCCAGACTTTCAACCTGCTTCCTACATTGAACACCATCGAAAATGTGATGCTACCTCTTGAATTCCAGGAAGCAAATCCGGATGAATCGTGGAAAAGAGCAGAGCAGCTTCTTGATATAGTGAGTCTTGGAAATAAAAAATACAATCTTCCTTCACAGTTATCAGGAGGACAAAGGCAGAGGGTTGCTATTGCAAGATCTCTTGCAGTAGACCCTAAAGTAATACTTGCTGACGAACCAACTGGTAATCTCGATAGTGAAACGGGAAATTATATTCTTGAGTTCCTAAGTGATCTTCACAAGAGAGAAGGTAAGACTATCATTATGATAACCCACGATCCTGAATTAACGAAATATGCAGATCGTGTTGTTCACATCAAAGACGGATTGGTCGATAATATAGAGATAATAAAGCATGAAGCAATGTGATAAAAATGAAAAAAATCCTATTATTAATGTTAGTTTTGCTGTTGCCATTAACAAATATAGCAGCAGCAGGTATGAACGCCGGGGCTTCAGGGGTGAATGTAGACCTTATGTCACAGAGTCCCTATCCTGCAAGACCTGGTGAAACAGTAGAATTAACAGTAAGCCTCCAGAACGAGGGAAGCAATGATCTTTCTGATGTAACAGTTACTATCGATGCCGACTATCCTTTTTCACAGGTATCCGGTGAATCATTGTCCAAGACAGTATCCTACATGGAAGCCCGTCAGGACGAGGATGATGCAACTTATCTTAAATTCAAGTTGAAAGTTGATTCTGATGTTTCAGATGGAACTTATGATGTAGATGTAATAGTAAAGGACAGTGAGTCCGATTCAAGTTCAGTAACAACCCTTGAAGTTGAAGTACAGGGTAAGGAATACGCACAGATTGTTACAATAAGTGATTCCAGCATAGATGTTGCAACTGTGGAACCCCTTGAGTTTGTCATAACCAACACAGGTTCATCTCCACTCAAGAATATGGAAATCTCATGGGATGAATCCACAGGTGTAATACTTCCGGTATACTCATCCAACACCAAGTACATAACTTACCTAGGAGTCAACGATTCAGCCACAGTTGTTTATTCTGTAATGGCTGATGTGAATGCGGATCCGGGACTTTACCAGCTCGATATTACTCTTGAATTCCAGGATTACAACTCTAACACTACAACAATAGAAACAAAGGCCGGAATGTTTGTGGGAGGAACCACTGACTTTGACCTGAGTTACTCAGAAAGTGATGAAGGAGAAGTTTCACTATCCCTTGCAAATGTGGGTAATAATGAGGCTTACTCTGTGAAGGTATCCATACCGGAACAGGACAATTTCCAGGCATCAGGAAGTACATCTACAATTGTAGGTAACCTTGAGAAAGGTGACTATACAATCACGTCATTCACTATAAGCCAGACCAGTTCAATGCCGTCTATGGGTGAAGATTCTGATGATGGAACTGCCAGTGCAGAACCAGGTGAGATGACAGAAGAAGACATGGCAGCCATGCAGGAAGAAATGGAAGCAAAGACTGAG from Methanolobus tindarius DSM 2278 harbors:
- a CDS encoding helix-turn-helix transcriptional regulator, with translation MKPVYLICFIAIILMLTGVGSAANIATVHGVAYEWSTFEPLDNAIIEVNSTPTQSMVAQYGVYSFELANGTYMITASYYEDDQLTYYAEDIITVSEEGSYVLDLLLVPSYSSSNETESEVSNIESSSGTNSNSLVYGSILVIVILLVLLISQMKQKPQSTKHAVKKEQAHQVTAEVPSEIEVKPVQQEEKAAAFEIETSSPTVVVQETREFAELLPEAEEPVEEVTSSAIKTESVPEEPESVSAPTQEPDISNEPVPADLQEILDILKSQGGRMTQKDMRKRLKYSEGKVSLMLLDLEKRGKIQKFKKGRGNVLFLVESEK
- a CDS encoding ABC transporter ATP-binding protein yields the protein MDENLNNTEQEKQPQNGTPDTLMRLTDVWKIYKMGEVEFAALKGIDLEILHGEFVVILGPSGSGKSTMMNLLGCLDLPSKGVVELNNKDISKMKESELAQIRGQLIGFIFQTFNLLPTLNTIENVMLPLEFQEANPDESWKRAEQLLDIVSLGNKKYNLPSQLSGGQRQRVAIARSLAVDPKVILADEPTGNLDSETGNYILEFLSDLHKREGKTIIMITHDPELTKYADRVVHIKDGLVDNIEIIKHEAM
- a CDS encoding COG1361 S-layer family protein, with the translated sequence MPLTNIAAAGMNAGASGVNVDLMSQSPYPARPGETVELTVSLQNEGSNDLSDVTVTIDADYPFSQVSGESLSKTVSYMEARQDEDDATYLKFKLKVDSDVSDGTYDVDVIVKDSESDSSSVTTLEVEVQGKEYAQIVTISDSSIDVATVEPLEFVITNTGSSPLKNMEISWDESTGVILPVYSSNTKYITYLGVNDSATVVYSVMADVNADPGLYQLDITLEFQDYNSNTTTIETKAGMFVGGTTDFDLSYSESDEGEVSLSLANVGNNEAYSVKVSIPEQDNFQASGSTSTIVGNLEKGDYTITSFTISQTSSMPSMGEDSDDGTASAEPGEMTEEDMAAMQEEMEAKTELLVNIEYTDSAGQRHTVEKAVQIEELTGGTMAAGMSGGPGGQSSSSNSYLLYGAVVLIVVFVGFNYRKKKMMKEGNYVPLNVELKNLKAKILKKEKQ